A segment of the Mesotoga sp. UBA6090 genome:
GGGAATTCACTCTTGCAAAAAACATCGCTGAAGCATTGGGAAAGAAAGTTGTTTATGATCGCAAAGATTATGAAAACGATTGAGGAGACTCTCAAGTGATGATGATCATACAAAACTCGTAGGAATTTTTTGCTCTGGATTTGCTGCTATCAAAGGATAACGTAGCAGAATCTGAAGGAATCTACTCGATTTCACAGATCAGTCAATCTTCAGAAAAAGCCCTTTAGCAGAAGATGTTACTGTTCTAGTACTGCTGTTAAGTACTTTCAGCCTATTCTCAATCAACCACCAGATTGAAGAACGAAAGACGCGGCTCGAAAAAAGATTACTCAAATTCAGTTTGTGTTATTGCGTTCTGAATTCTTCAATAGAACTGTATAATATCATCATATGGGAGCCCAAAAGTAACATTAGTCAATACTCTGAAACATTAGTTCGATAAAAAAGTCATTCTTTCATCCTTCACAAGTGTTGTCCGCGGTTTGAGATCAAGAGGTGGTTCAAAATAAAGTATAAAGTCATGATCTCCTTCGCAGAAGAAGACTGGGAGATTGTCAGCAGATTGAAAAATGACCTGCTGAATCTTGGTTTTGATGTATGGAACTATATTGATGATATTGGCGAGTTTTCGATTTTGTCACACATTGACGAGGCGATTTCTGCCGCCGACTACGTGATCGTTGCTTTGAGCAAATACTCTCTGAACTCCGCATACGTAATGAAGCATGAGGCTCCTTTGGCATGTCAACTGGAAATTGAATACGGAAGACCTAGAGTAATCCCAATTCGTTTGGACGATTCGAAAATTCCCCCAATGTTCATGATCAAGAATTGCATAACTTTCTCGATTTATGAGAGCGGTATGAAAAGACTTGAAAGGTTGTTGCCAAAATCTGAGATCAGCGAGAGTATTGAGAATGATTCAAACATTAATATACCTGAAGATACTGATTCGGGCTCCCCCTCCCAAGAAGTTTCAAGACTCACTGATGACTCAAATTCGCTAGAAAGCAAATCCGAAGAAGAAACTGATAAGAAGGAAGGAAGGCAAAAGAATGAAGCGCTTTCCGGGCCAAAAGATGACGACTCAGATGAAAAGAATAAATCCAATATAACTGAGCAGATTGATAAGGAGTTGGGGGTCCACTCTGTTCGTAACGCGATTGTCGGAGAATCCATTGAAGATGAAAATAGGAATGCTTCGGACATTGATAAGAAACGCAAATTGCAGTCCAAAAAGAAGATACAATTCAAGAAGTTGAAGAACAGCTCATCGCTTCCCACAATAAGATGTGGAGAACCTATTTTCCTCAACAAGGGAGAGAATAGGGAGAATGAAAGAATCCCTTGGGATACGAAGAGCCTAACTGAAGAACAAAAAGAGATGGAGAGTGGAAGTTCTGAAGACAATCCACTGGTCGAGCAAGAGAAAAAGTATAGTATTGAGAATGCAGATATCCTTCAATATAACAAAGAATCGTCTATTGTCGATTCGGATAGTTTGAGTACAATACAAGAAAATGAACTGAGAGCAAAAAATACGGAAAGCGGCGTAGAAACAAAAGGATCAAAATCAGACGAGAAAGGAATTGGATCAAGACCCCCTGAATCAGACGGATACCAAATTAGATCAAACGAACACATTACAAATTCCTCTGACAAAGAGCCTTACTCTTCTAAAGTTATGAAAGCAGAGACGCACGAATTCTTCGTTGAAAATGATAAGAATGCGGTAATGCTCCCTTCCCCCTTAAAATCGGAAGAACTCTCCAGTAGAGAAGGAACTTCATCGACTCATTCAAATAAGGGACTTTCAAAGGAGGCAGATAACTCAACTACATTGCCCAAAAAGAAGCGCAGCAGACTTTTTCTTTTCATGCTTCTTTCTTTAGTTGCAGCGATAATTCTGTTAATGGCAATTTCAGTATTTTCGATGCTTGTCGGCAAATCAAGAATACTATCACTTCTTTCACCTGCCAACGGATCGACTAATCAGAACCCGAACACCTTGCTTCGTTGGAAAAACCCGAATGGTTCCGTAGAATCTCTATACAACTTGTTTCTCGGAACTCAAAATGATCCTCCACTTCTGATCAGTAGGATTCCGGAAACAGAATTTTCTCCGATCCTTTGTATGGGCACAAAATACTTCTGGAGAGTCGAAGCGATAGAAGATGGAATTCCATACAAATCTAGTCCTATATGGACGTTCGAGACTCAAAGAAATTACTCCCCATCTGTACTTGTACCAGACTTAATCGTTGTAAAAAGAGGAAGCTTCACAATGGGAAACAACTCCGATAACTCAAATCTCCAGGAAAAACCTGTTCATGAAGTACGCATCCTCTATGATTTTTTCATCGGCAAGTATGAGGTTACTTTCGGTCAGTACGAGAAATACTGTAGTGCCACGGGCAGCAAGTTACCCGATGATTCGAATTTTGGAATGGGCGATAAACCAATAATAAACGTTAGTTGGTGGGATGCAGTTGCTTATTGCAATTGGCTAAGTGACACAGAACATCTGCCGAGAGCTTATGATGAGAGTGGGAGTCTTATTGACAAAGAAGGGAATGTGACTGGAGACTTATCCAAAGTCGCTGGTTACAGACTGCCAACCGAAGCAGAATGGGAGTATGCTGCAACTGGTGGTAATAACTCTCAGGAGTACCTTTATTCAGGCGGTAACAATGCTAATCTTGTAGCATGGTATGAACTAAACTCCACATTCAAGACGAATCCAGTTGGTTCTAAATTCCCGAATGAGCTGGGAATACACGATATGTCTGGAAACGTTTGGGAGTGGTGTACAGATTGGTACGCTAGCTATTCTTCCGAGCAACAGACAAACCCATATTCTTCTGACAGGACAAATGGCAAAGTATACAGAGGAGGAAGTTGGGACAGTTCTGAACTTGAGATCATGTCTACATATAGAGAGGGTATAGGATCTCTATACAAGAGCATCTATTTGGGCTTTAGAGTTGCAAAAACAGTTACTGAAATTGACACAACTCCAAACACGCCTCCCGATATTCCCAGCAAGCCATTCCCACATGATGGAAGCCAAGATATTTCGACTGATGTGGAGCTTTCATGGAACTGCTCTGACAACGAAGACGACCGTATGCTCAAGTATAAGCTGTATCTAGACACTGAACCAGTACCACAGACCTTGATGAAAGTAGACCTCAAAGAAAGCAAATCCAAGATTGGAAATCTTGAATATGACAAGAAATATTTCTGGCGCGTTATTGCAATTGATTCTTCGGGAGCGCTATCTCCTGGACCAGTTTGGAGCTTTAAGACTACATTGCCTTTTCCTCAAGAACCAAAAGCCATATATCCTTTACCAAATTCGGAGGACATCAAGTCTGGCACTTTGCTACTTAGATGGGAAGCTTCTGAAGAAAGTGCTTCCTATTTTGTTGAGTTTGATGAACAGCGCTATGGTCCAACGAAAGACAACTTTCTCAGCGTCTCAGCTCCCGCACGAGGTAAATCATATTTCTGGAAAGTTATTGCAATAAACGAATGGGGGAAGAAGGCAGAAAGCGATCAATATTCTTTTGTCACAAAACCTAACGAAAACCCTGAAATCGAACAGTTGTTTCCCGAAAACAATAGCATTGCTTCATCAAAAGCAGGTATTGTGCTGAAATGGATTTCCAAGGACGAAGATGATGATAGTCTAACCTACAAAGTCTATTTTGGAGAAACATCAGATCCACCATTAGTCGCGACTGTTACGACAGAACAATGGATTCCTGAGTCTTTGGAGTGGGGAAGGACCTACTTCTGGAGATTAGAGGCATTGGATGGCCAAGGCGGATCAGTAAGAAGTGAATCCAGAAGTTTTAGCATTTGCTCTCTAAAGGACTATGAATCTTCAAACAATGTTCCGAAGACCGAGCGTGTGGAGAGGGGTTCTTTCGAAATGGGAGACTATTCTGCAACGGGTTTTGATCGTGAGAAACCACTTCATACTATTATCCTCAATTATGACTTCTGTATTGGCAAATACGAAATCACTTTCGAAGAATATGACGCTTTTTGCAGCGCAACTAGTAGAAAAGGTCCGGGCGATGAAGGTTGGGGAAGAGGAAGCAGGCCAGTAGTAAACGTAAGTTGGAACGATGCGATAGCTTACTGCAACTGGCTTAGCGAGAAGGAAAAGCTTCCCAAAGCGTATGATAGTAACGGGAATCTCTTGGACAAAGACGGAAGGATAACAACGGACCCATTGAAGGTGGTCGGATATAGACTCCCCACTGAAGCAGAATGGGAATTTGCGGCTAAAGGTGGACATTCTGAAAATGTGTACAAATATTCTGGAAGTGATGACATAAATGAAGTTGCTTGGTATTACTCGAATTCATTCGGAATGACTCATGAAGTTGGCAGGAAAGATCCTAACGACTTGGGCCTCTACGACATGTCAGGAAATGTTTGGGAGTGGTGTTCTGATTGGTATCATGATGACTATTACAGCAGGAGCCCAAAAGAAAATCCTTATGACAATGAAGCAAGCTTTTCTCGCGTTGTAAGAGGTGGAGGCTTTTCTGACAGCGAGAACTATCTACGAAATGAATCTCGGTTCTATTACTACGTTAATACATCATCCAAAGAGCTTGGATTCAGGATTTCCAGAACAATATTTGAAGAAGCAAGTGAATATTCGAGCCCAGATGAAATTGAACTAATATCTCCAAAAGATAAGGAAGTACCCTCTGAGAATGCTCAAGAGGTAGGTCAAGAGACCGTTCTTGCGGAATGGATAGAAGTCTCTTCTGACGAGCTGTGCTACGAAGTACCTTCAGCCTGGTTCGATGATACAGAGGGGTACAGACTTCAATTGGAGGGCGATGAGAATTCGAAGCCGGTAAGCAGATGGTTTGATGCTGAACCCGGCTCAGAGAACATCTTCTTCGTCATCGCTAGAGTGAAACCGGAGTTCCTTGAGAAGGAAGAAGAGGAAACAAGACTCAACATGGAAGTTGTTGAAGAATTCGAAAGACTCATCGCCGGGAAGCCGGGAATATGGATAGAGCTTACAGCTCCGCAATGGAATGTTGAGAGATCTATCTACTCTCACGTCTACGAACCGGGAGATGATGGATACTGCCTTTCAGTCGGTTTTGCTGCGAAGGCAGGGTTCTGGAGTCAGTACGAGCCTGTACTGGAAAGAATAATGGAAACGTTAAGATACTGCGCAAACTGAACCGACTATCAGAGCAAGACATTCAAAAACACCGGCAAATGTATTTACCTTTGCCGGTTACTCCTGCGAATAGTTGCTGCAATATTTAATCATCGAAGACCGAGAGGTCATTTCTGGTGAATGCATTCTTTTGGACGCGATCGAAATATTGTTCCATTCTCTGAATCCAATGTCTGTAGTTATTATCACTGCCATTTTCTCAGCGAGACTTAGATCAATTAGAAGAGTCTTCGTGAGAGACTATCCTTCTTCAAGCTCGGCTTCTACAATCCTGTAGAACTCTTCTCTGGCATGTATTTCCATCCAGGGCATGTGGCCGCATCTTTCCAGAAGCCTGAACTTGAAAACTTTGATTATCCTTGAAAGCGGGATCTCAACACCCTCTGCAGGATGGGGGTCGAAATCGCCATGGACTGCAAGGACGGGACAGCGAATTTTCTTGCCACTCTCGAGAAGCTCTCCGCTGCTTCTCATCTCTGAGGCCTCAGTCCAAACGCTCTTGTATATCTCTGCATTGATATTGACTTCTACTCTTTCTGCATCTTCTAGAAGATAAAAGTGGTCTGTCTTTGCCAGGAGTTTTCTGAATTCAGATAGTGCTTCTCTATCTTTGAGTTCTGCATTGCTCAAGAGGCGAATGAGCTCTTCCACTCTAGCCTTTTCTTTTGCGTCAAGACGGTTCAAGCGAGTATTCATAATACCGGAAGCGTAGTGCTGTTCGAAAGGACCGCTGCTTATGAGTATTATCCTATCCACAAGATCGCTATACTTTGCCGCAAACAAGAAGACGAGCCACGCTCCCCAAGAATGCCCCAAAAGAATAACCGGAGGACGGCAATACTTCTCTATAGTCTCCCTCAATTCCTCTATTTGTCCTGATACTGTCTTCTTTGTCTGATAAGGCTCTAGAACTCCCCGCTTCTTTCCAAGCTCTCTAGCAAGAGGCGCGACTCCTCCGGCCGCTCCCGGCCCTCCGTGGGCAACTATAACTTTGAATGGAGGATCACCGTACATTCTGAGATTATTCATTTTTTTCGCCTCCAGTTTGGAGTGTTCTTCTCTGCGCTTTGCAGTTACCTCTCTTTCACTGCTGTATTCTACTCCTCCTTCGACCGACATGATACTGGCGTTATATTAACTCAACTTTGACAGCAAGGAATCTGAAGATAGCCAAACTAGCTAGATAATTGAAAGAAAAAGAGACGTTCCACCACAATAATCTTTTCTGCAACCTCACAGACGTATTCTTCACCGGCAGAAGGAAAGGATGTTATCAATCTCTTTGCCCTAGGGCATTATCAATATGATTCACTGCTTACTATGCTATATCAGCAGATAGGATGATGCTCCCATCCTTGCCCCCAAAAAAATCTCACTTAGATCTCAACCATTTATTTCATACCAGTTCCATCGCTCTTTCTTTTCATTCGCTGAAGTCTAAAAACTGACAGGCAAACAGCGTGAAATCCTTTCCAAGCTTGAAGTAAAAGCGTGTCCAACCTACTTCGAAACCTGGCTTAACAGCTAGTAACACGCTCACAATCTTCACAAGCCCCATAACCCTTTCTGGGAGATGAACTCATGCGTTTTGCTAATCAATGTAATGACGAGCCCTTGGAAATAGTCTGCTTCAAGAGTCCAAAGTATGAAGCTGAGGTCACAGGAAGGAGTTTCATTAATGATCAGACCAAGAAAAGGAAGCTCTCAGAACCAAAGCGGAAGTTGTTTCACATTTTGACCATTGAACGGCTCCTCTTCACTGTCTCTTTCGATCATGCCGGATAACAGTTGGTATATGTCGGGCTCCCGGGAGATCATATCAATGTCAAGCGGTATCCCGCTCATATCTATTAGTTTTGCGTTTCCTCTTTCTTCCTTACCGAGGTCAAGCACAAACAGTGCGCAGTAATTCTTTTCAATGCATTCTGTAGCCCCTGACCAAGTCCCACCCTTTTCCAGATCACTTCGCACAACTACGCCATAGTCGGAAAGCGAATAGATATATTTGTTTCTGTCCATGGCCTTCCAGACCGTGAATCTTTCCCAGGGAGGAAAGGCCGACAGCAATACGAGACGACCATCCCTAACAAATCTGGAGATCTCATCCTTTCTTATGAAACTCTTGAGAGAATCAGCTACAATACCGGCAGCAAGACCTCCGTTCTGAAGCGATCCCATCATAGCGTGCATGTCAACACCTTTTGCAGCACCGGAAACTACTGTTACACCTGACTGGGCACATTTTTCTCCCAAGAGATGAGCTTGATCAAGCAAAGATTGAGAGGTTTTTCTGGAACCTACGATTGAAACCGCCTTATTGTTTAGTATTGAAAGGTCTCCCGCATAAAAAATCAATGGCGGTGCAAGATGCTTGAGCTTATCCAGCAGTTTGCTAGGGTACTCCGGTTCTGCACGCGATATCGCACGAATGCCTTTTTCTTCGAGATTCGAAAGCTCAATCGCGAGAGAGTGCTTCCTACTCAAAAGGCCAGCTATAAGCTTCGCAGATTTTTCGTCTATCTCAAGCTGCTCGCCAATTTCCGCTTCACTAAGCTCCAGGAGCTTGGAAGGCCTCGAAAGCGGAGAAGAGGCAATGCGCCTGGCAAGGTTGTTAAAGTTCTTCAAGTTGAGAGGTTTGAGATCGTTGTTCCGCTCTGCATCAAATCTGATTGTAAGGAGCATTATCGAATGCCTGTCGGATATGTAATCATGACTCGTCGTCATCATAACCACCTTCCCACGAAGCCGATAAAGCAAAGGGATAAACCGCACCGGCGTTTTTCTTCTTCAGCAGATAAGCTATTACTGTAAATGTCCATCTCGAATCGACAAGGTCGTCGACAAGGAGGACTCTTTTACCCCCAAGGTCAAGAGAAACATCAAAAGCGGAGAGTACATTTTCAAACTGCATAGATGAGTTTTTCATGGCCTTCTGTTCATGTGTTTCCTTTTTCTTCACGACACAATCCGGTATGTAACTCAGACCAATCTCTTTAGCCAAAGCTTCCGCAAATCTAGAGACCAGATAGGGACGCCTGAGAGACGGAACGGACACAACAATTTCTGGAAACGGTTCAGGCGACCAGTAATCGGTAATCAAGTCCTTAGAAGCGGCTACCAATTCACTTCTGAAATGTCCCCTTTCGTATTTATTCTCCTTAACCATTCTACCCCAACCGGCATCACCATAAATGCTCAACGAATAACCAGCTTCATATCTTAAGGGTTCCGGTATTTGTATCATGTCTTCAAATCGATAAGGGAACCTTTTCCTTGGCTCAATTCTCACGAATCTATTCTTAAGAAACTTCGCGGCTTTCTGAACGAGCTGAGGGTTTGTACCCCTTGGTCGAAAATCACCCGCACAGTTGCAGCATCTACCGCAATCTTCACTGAGATTATCATCAAGCTTACTGACGACGTACTTCATAAGGCATCCTTTCAGTTCAAACAATGCCTTCACATCCTTGTAATCTTGTTTTCTCTGATGAATTATTTCCTTCCACCTTTCACTGTTAGGACTCCACCTGTTTGCGGTCCTGATGTATCTGGAGCCATTTCTGGTAATAATACCATCGATTTCAAGAATCTTAAGACACTTTTCGATTTCCGATATTTTAGCGTTTATTGATCTCATTATCTCGGCTTTACTTCTCGGAAACTGCCCAATTAATTCTA
Coding sequences within it:
- a CDS encoding SUMF1/EgtB/PvdO family nonheme iron enzyme, translated to MISFAEEDWEIVSRLKNDLLNLGFDVWNYIDDIGEFSILSHIDEAISAADYVIVALSKYSLNSAYVMKHEAPLACQLEIEYGRPRVIPIRLDDSKIPPMFMIKNCITFSIYESGMKRLERLLPKSEISESIENDSNINIPEDTDSGSPSQEVSRLTDDSNSLESKSEEETDKKEGRQKNEALSGPKDDDSDEKNKSNITEQIDKELGVHSVRNAIVGESIEDENRNASDIDKKRKLQSKKKIQFKKLKNSSSLPTIRCGEPIFLNKGENRENERIPWDTKSLTEEQKEMESGSSEDNPLVEQEKKYSIENADILQYNKESSIVDSDSLSTIQENELRAKNTESGVETKGSKSDEKGIGSRPPESDGYQIRSNEHITNSSDKEPYSSKVMKAETHEFFVENDKNAVMLPSPLKSEELSSREGTSSTHSNKGLSKEADNSTTLPKKKRSRLFLFMLLSLVAAIILLMAISVFSMLVGKSRILSLLSPANGSTNQNPNTLLRWKNPNGSVESLYNLFLGTQNDPPLLISRIPETEFSPILCMGTKYFWRVEAIEDGIPYKSSPIWTFETQRNYSPSVLVPDLIVVKRGSFTMGNNSDNSNLQEKPVHEVRILYDFFIGKYEVTFGQYEKYCSATGSKLPDDSNFGMGDKPIINVSWWDAVAYCNWLSDTEHLPRAYDESGSLIDKEGNVTGDLSKVAGYRLPTEAEWEYAATGGNNSQEYLYSGGNNANLVAWYELNSTFKTNPVGSKFPNELGIHDMSGNVWEWCTDWYASYSSEQQTNPYSSDRTNGKVYRGGSWDSSELEIMSTYREGIGSLYKSIYLGFRVAKTVTEIDTTPNTPPDIPSKPFPHDGSQDISTDVELSWNCSDNEDDRMLKYKLYLDTEPVPQTLMKVDLKESKSKIGNLEYDKKYFWRVIAIDSSGALSPGPVWSFKTTLPFPQEPKAIYPLPNSEDIKSGTLLLRWEASEESASYFVEFDEQRYGPTKDNFLSVSAPARGKSYFWKVIAINEWGKKAESDQYSFVTKPNENPEIEQLFPENNSIASSKAGIVLKWISKDEDDDSLTYKVYFGETSDPPLVATVTTEQWIPESLEWGRTYFWRLEALDGQGGSVRSESRSFSICSLKDYESSNNVPKTERVERGSFEMGDYSATGFDREKPLHTIILNYDFCIGKYEITFEEYDAFCSATSRKGPGDEGWGRGSRPVVNVSWNDAIAYCNWLSEKEKLPKAYDSNGNLLDKDGRITTDPLKVVGYRLPTEAEWEFAAKGGHSENVYKYSGSDDINEVAWYYSNSFGMTHEVGRKDPNDLGLYDMSGNVWEWCSDWYHDDYYSRSPKENPYDNEASFSRVVRGGGFSDSENYLRNESRFYYYVNTSSKELGFRISRTIFEEASEYSSPDEIELISPKDKEVPSENAQEVGQETVLAEWIEVSSDELCYEVPSAWFDDTEGYRLQLEGDENSKPVSRWFDAEPGSENIFFVIARVKPEFLEKEEEETRLNMEVVEEFERLIAGKPGIWIELTAPQWNVERSIYSHVYEPGDDGYCLSVGFAAKAGFWSQYEPVLERIMETLRYCAN
- a CDS encoding DNA-processing protein DprA — protein: MTTSHDYISDRHSIMLLTIRFDAERNNDLKPLNLKNFNNLARRIASSPLSRPSKLLELSEAEIGEQLEIDEKSAKLIAGLLSRKHSLAIELSNLEEKGIRAISRAEPEYPSKLLDKLKHLAPPLIFYAGDLSILNNKAVSIVGSRKTSQSLLDQAHLLGEKCAQSGVTVVSGAAKGVDMHAMMGSLQNGGLAAGIVADSLKSFIRKDEISRFVRDGRLVLLSAFPPWERFTVWKAMDRNKYIYSLSDYGVVVRSDLEKGGTWSGATECIEKNYCALFVLDLGKEERGNAKLIDMSGIPLDIDMISREPDIYQLLSGMIERDSEEEPFNGQNVKQLPLWF
- a CDS encoding alpha/beta fold hydrolase; the protein is MNNLRMYGDPPFKVIVAHGGPGAAGGVAPLARELGKKRGVLEPYQTKKTVSGQIEELRETIEKYCRPPVILLGHSWGAWLVFLFAAKYSDLVDRIILISSGPFEQHYASGIMNTRLNRLDAKEKARVEELIRLLSNAELKDREALSEFRKLLAKTDHFYLLEDAERVEVNINAEIYKSVWTEASEMRSSGELLESGKKIRCPVLAVHGDFDPHPAEGVEIPLSRIIKVFKFRLLERCGHMPWMEIHAREEFYRIVEAELEEG